The following proteins come from a genomic window of Crassostrea angulata isolate pt1a10 chromosome 1, ASM2561291v2, whole genome shotgun sequence:
- the LOC128191179 gene encoding S-adenosyl-L-methionine-dependent tRNA 4-demethylwyosine synthase TYW1-like, with product MFEGLLSSYLEVFYSVLLGLIGVISVYFYARIKNGKQTPKSNVDQKAKSTLKSTAKCTKSKGEKEILPDQKNKIKILYGTQTGKSKHFAENLSKDGTYKGYNCEVIDLKNYDPDEQLDSEGENTTCLVVFISTYTEGTPPEGAEWFVKWLEESASDFRVQKSLLSNLHYAVFGLGNSLYSENFNTVAKHVDHCLHKLSGHRILSVGLGDENVSQSRHKSLENDYVAWKRDFWKKLKEVNYVFASKDLEKNCKNEGQCNCQDEDTASENTGIESDDELQEDPTDNEIVDVEDLGRVMGSGKTSTKLNPLKDEPAEMITPLIKKSLEKQGYKLIGTHSGVKLCRWTKSMLRGRGGCYKHTFYGIESHRCMETTPSLACANKCVFCWRHHTNPVGTEWRWKMDDAEFVFNGALQNHVALIKQFKGVPGVQPERFLEGLTPQHCALSLVGEPIMYPKINKFIDLLHDKGISTFMVTNAQFPDAIRDLSPVTQLYVSVDASTKDSLKKIDRPLFRDFWDRFLESLDALSAKNQRTVYRLTLVKAWNTEELDNYASLVSRGNPDFIEVKGVTYCGESKASNLTMENVPWHTEVVNFVQELVDRLDGDYEIAAEHEHSNCVLVANKKFLVDGKWWTWIDYPKFHSLMKRFKASGGEEKFSSDDYMAPTPDWAVFGAEERGFDPKEERHFRKKQKDV from the coding sequence ATGTTTGAAGGATTGCTTTCCTCATATTTGGAAGTGTTTTATAGCGTTCTACTGGGTCTAATTGGGGTAATCTCTGTGTATTTCTATGCACGAATCAAGAATGGAAAACAAACCCCAAAATCAAATGTTGACCAAAAGGCAAAGTCTACCTTGAAATCCACTGCAAAATGTACAAAGTctaaaggagagaaagaaatattaCCCGATCAAAAGAACAAAATCAAGATACTTTATGGAACTCAAACGGGGAAGTCGAAGCATTTTGCAGAAAATTTATCCAAAGATGGTACTTACAAAGGATACAATTGTGAAGTAATTGACTTGAAAAACTATGATCCAGATGAACAACTGGATAGTGAAGGTGAAAACACAACATGCCTTGTGGTTTTCATATCTACATACACGGAGGGAACACCCCCTGAAGGTGCTGAATGGTTTGTGAAGTGGTTGGAAGAAAGTGCATCCGATTTTCGAGTACAAAAGAGTTTATTGTCAAACTTACATTATGCTGTGTTTGGACTTGGGAATTCTTTGTATagtgaaaattttaatacagtaGCAAAACATGTAGATCATTGTTTGCATAAACTTTCTGGACATCGCATTTTAAGTGTAGGACTTGGAGATGAAAATGTGTCTCAAAGCAGGCACAAGTCACTTGAAAATGATTATGTTGCATGGAAACGAGACTTCTGGAAAAAGTTGAAAGAAGTCAATTATGTTTTTGCTTCTAAAGACTTGGAAAAGAATTGCAAGAATGAAGGTCAATGCAACTGTCAAGACGAGGATACTGCTTCAGAAAATACAGGAATTGAAAGTGATGATGAATTACAAGAAGACCCAACTGATAATGAAATTGTTGATGTTGAAGATCTAGGAAGAGTCATGGGATCAGGAAAAACATCCACAAAATTGAATCCCTTAAAAGATGAACCTGCAGAGATGATAACCCCACTCATTAAGAAATCACTGGAAAAACAAGGCTACAAGTTGATAGGAACACACTCTGGTGTCAAACTTTGCAGATGGACAAAATCAATGCTACGTGGTAGAGGAGGATGTTATAAACACACTTTTTATGGCATTGAAAGTCATAGGTGTATGGAAACAACACCAAGCCTTGCATGTGCCAACAAATGTGTTTTCTGCTGGAGACACCACACCAACCCAGTGGGCACAGAATGGCGATGGAAAATGGATGATGCTGAATTTGTCTTTAATGGTGCATTACAAAATCATGTGGCTCTTATCAAGCAGTTCAAAGGTGTACCTGGGGTTCAGCCTGAGAGGTTTTTAGAGGGATTAACACCTCAGCATTGTGCCTTGTCATTAGTTGGAGAACCCATAATGTAtccaaaaattaacaaattcatAGACCTCCTGCATGACAAAGGGATTTCAACATTCATGGTTACAAATGCCCAGTTTCCAGATGCCATTAGAGACCTATCTCCAGTAACTCAGTTGTATGTCAGTGTAGACGCCAGTACTAAAGATAGTCTAAAAAAGATTGATCGCCCTTTGTTTCGTGATTTCTGGGATAGGTTTTTGGAAAGTCTTGACGCTTTGTCAGCGAAAAATCAAAGAACAGTTTATAGACTGACTTTAGTAAAAGCTTGGAATACTGAAGAACTAGATAACTATGCTAGCCTTGTTTCAAGGGGAAATCCTGATTTCATTGAAGTGAAAGGTGTCACTTACTGTGGAGAGTCTAAGGCATCTAATCTGACGATGGAGAATGTACCCTGGCATACAGAGGTTGTCAACTTTGTTCAGGAGCTAGTGGATCGGTTGGATGGGGACTACGAGATCGCTGCTGAACACGAACATTCAAACTGTGTTCTTGTTGCAAATAAAAAGTTCTTGGTGGATGGAAAATGGTGGACCTGGATTGACTATCCTAAATTCCATTCTTTGATGAAGCGATTCAAAGCAAGTGGTGGAGAGGAGAAATTTTCATCTGATGATTACATGGCACCCACTCCTGATTGGGCAGTGTTTGGGGCCGAGGAAAGAGGGTTTGATCCTAAGGAAGAGAGACATTTCAGGAAAAAGCAAAAGGATGTTTAG